A stretch of the Vigna radiata var. radiata cultivar VC1973A chromosome 9, Vradiata_ver6, whole genome shotgun sequence genome encodes the following:
- the LOC106774366 gene encoding ankyrin repeat and SAM domain-containing protein 6 — translation MYADRVENGGRRSVKERLNGNGISGPTRHQQHRQITGKRSRQDDKWEHDLFDDDEPRITNRKVSAQDLRLKLQRKGLQPASQSGKSYAPKMRDLRERLSGTMTVQPTNVDPPKSKTVKPSSKSVGAEAPAAQIKRPADPAPKRSRKADSSIDDFLRSLGLEKYIITFQAEEVDMTALNHMTDEDLKAMGIPMGPRKKILLALESKV, via the exons ATGTACGCTGATCGCGTGGAGAATGGAGGGCGGAGGTCCGTGAAGGAACGCTTAAATGGGAATGGTATCAGTGGCCCTACTAGGCACCAACAACATCGTCAAATCACTGGCAAGAG GTCGAGGCAAGATGATAAGTGGGAACATGATCtctttgatgatgatgaaccACGGATCACTA ATCGCAAGGTTAGCGCTCAAGATCTACGCCTCAAGCTTCAAAGGAAAGGTCTTCAACCTGCATCTCAGAGTGGAAAGAGTTATGCTCCAAAGATGCGGGATCTCCGTGAAAGGCTATCAGGGACAATGACAGTACAACCTACCAATGTTGATCCGCCCAAATCAAAAACTGTTAAACCAAGCAGTAAAAGTGTTGGTGCTGAGGCCCCTGCAGCGCAGATCAAAAGGCCAGCTGACCCAGCTCCTAAAAGGTCACGGAAG GCTGATTCTTCAATTGATGACTTTTTGCGGTCCTTGGGTCTTGAAAAGTACATCATTACTTTTCAGGCTGAAGAA GTTGATATGACAGCTCTCAATCATATGACTGATGAAGATCTCAAGGCTATGGGTATACCAATG